A stretch of the Bubalus kerabau isolate K-KA32 ecotype Philippines breed swamp buffalo chromosome 11, PCC_UOA_SB_1v2, whole genome shotgun sequence genome encodes the following:
- the C11H2orf68 gene encoding UPF0561 protein C2orf68 homolog, with protein MEAAPSPAPGLCCKPGGRLDMSHGFVHHIRRNQLARDDYDKKVKQAAKEKARRRHTPAPTRPRKPDLQVYLPRHRDGSTHPSNPDCEESGESSSSGSSEPEPPGPQLFCLEYEADSGDITSVIVYQDDDPGRVSEEVSAHTPLEPLMQEALKLRIQEEIAKRQSRH; from the exons ATGGAAGCGGCGCCGAGTCCCGCGCCGGGACTCTGCTGCAAGCCTGGAGGGCGACTGGACATGAGCCACGGCTTCGTGCACCACATCCGACGGAACCAGCTCGCCCG GGACGACTACGACAAGAAGGTGAAGCAGGCGGCCAAGGAGAAGGCGAGGAGGCGGCACACGCCTGCGCCCACTCGGCCCCGAAAGCCCGATTTGCAAGTGTACCTGCCGCGACACCGAG ATGGCTCTACCCACCCAAGCAACCCAGACTGTGAGGAGTCCGGTGAAAGCAGCAGTAGTGGCAGCTCTGAGCCAGAGCCTCCTGGCCCTCAGCTTTTCTGCTTAGAGTATGAGGCGGACAGCGGAGACATCACCTCAGTTATCGTGTATCAG GATGATGATCCAGGAAGGGTGAGCGAGGAGGTGTCAGCTCACACGCCTCTGGAGCCACTCATGCAAGAGGCCCTCAAGTTGCGCATCCAGGAGGAGATTGCAAAGCGCCAGAGCCGACACTGA